One Streptomyces sp. B21-105 genomic region harbors:
- a CDS encoding excinuclease ABC subunit UvrA, translating into MSMAKRTDAQSPASHVADSHDLIRVHGARENNLKDVSIEIPKRRLTVFTGVSGSGKSSLVFDTIAAESQRLINETYSAFVQGFMPNLSRPEVDVLDGLTTAIIVDQQRLGADPRSTVGTATDANAMLRILFSRLGEPHIGPPSAYSFNTASVRASGAITVERGTKKAVKATYSRTGGMCPRCEGRGTVSDIDLTQLYDDSKSLNEGALTIPGYSMDGWYGRIFGGCGFFDPDKPIRRFTKRELHDLLHKEPTKIKVEGINLTYEGLIPKIQKSMLSKDIEALQPHIRAFVERAMTFTVCPECDGTRLSEGARASKIGGVSIADACAMQISDLAEWVRGIEEPSVAPLLTALQHTLDSFAEIGLGYLSLERPSGTLSGGEAQRVKMIRHLGSSLTDVTYVFDEPTTGLHPHDISRMNNLLLRLRDKGNTVLVVEHKPQTIAIADHVVDLGPGAGTAGGSVCFEGTVQGLRAGDTITGRHLDDRAAVKETVRKPTGALEVRGACAHNLRDVDVDIPLGVLVVVTGVAGSGKSSLVHGSIPPGEGVVAVDQGAIRGSRRSNPATYTGLLDPIRKAFAKVNGVKPALFSANSEGACPTCNGAGVVYTDLAMMAGVATTCEECEGKRFQASVLEYRLGGRDISEVLAMSVAEAEEFFAAGEAATPAAHRVLQRLADVGLGYLSLGQPLTTLSGGERQRLKLATHMADKGGVYVLDEPTTGLHLADVEQLLGLLDRLVDAGKSVVVVEHHPAVMAHADWIIDLGPGAGHDGGSVVFEGTPADLVAARSTLTGEHLADYVGA; encoded by the coding sequence ATGAGCATGGCCAAGAGGACGGACGCGCAGTCACCCGCGTCCCATGTCGCGGACAGCCACGACCTGATCCGGGTGCACGGCGCGCGCGAGAACAACCTCAAGGACGTGAGCATCGAGATCCCCAAGCGCCGGCTGACGGTGTTCACCGGCGTCTCGGGCTCGGGGAAGAGCTCCCTGGTCTTCGACACCATCGCCGCGGAGTCGCAGCGGCTGATCAACGAGACCTACAGCGCCTTCGTGCAGGGCTTCATGCCGAACCTGTCGCGGCCCGAGGTGGACGTGCTCGACGGCCTGACGACCGCGATCATCGTCGACCAACAGCGGCTGGGCGCCGACCCCCGCTCCACCGTGGGCACCGCCACCGACGCAAACGCGATGCTGCGCATCCTGTTCAGCAGACTCGGCGAGCCGCACATCGGCCCGCCCAGCGCCTACTCCTTCAACACCGCGTCCGTCCGGGCGAGCGGTGCGATCACCGTGGAGCGCGGCACCAAGAAGGCGGTCAAGGCGACGTACTCCCGCACCGGCGGCATGTGCCCCCGCTGCGAAGGCCGCGGCACGGTCTCCGACATCGACCTCACCCAGCTCTACGACGACAGCAAGTCGCTCAACGAGGGCGCGCTGACGATCCCCGGCTACAGCATGGACGGCTGGTACGGCCGCATCTTCGGCGGCTGCGGCTTCTTCGACCCCGACAAGCCGATCCGCAGGTTCACGAAGAGGGAGCTGCACGACCTCCTCCACAAGGAACCGACCAAGATCAAGGTCGAGGGCATCAACCTCACCTACGAGGGCCTGATCCCCAAGATCCAGAAGTCGATGCTTTCCAAGGACATCGAAGCGTTGCAGCCGCACATTCGTGCCTTCGTCGAGCGGGCGATGACGTTCACCGTCTGCCCCGAGTGCGACGGCACGCGGCTGAGCGAGGGCGCCCGGGCGTCGAAGATCGGCGGGGTGAGCATCGCCGACGCCTGCGCGATGCAGATCAGCGACCTGGCCGAGTGGGTCCGCGGCATCGAGGAGCCGTCGGTGGCGCCGCTGCTCACCGCGCTGCAGCACACGCTGGACTCGTTCGCGGAGATCGGCCTCGGCTACCTGTCGCTGGAGCGGCCCTCGGGCACGCTCTCGGGCGGCGAGGCGCAGCGCGTCAAGATGATCCGCCACCTCGGTTCCTCGCTGACCGATGTCACCTACGTCTTCGACGAGCCCACCACGGGTCTGCACCCGCACGACATCAGCCGGATGAACAACCTGCTGCTGCGCCTGCGGGACAAGGGCAACACGGTGCTCGTCGTGGAGCACAAGCCGCAGACGATCGCCATCGCCGACCACGTCGTCGACCTCGGCCCCGGCGCGGGCACGGCGGGCGGCAGCGTCTGTTTCGAGGGCACCGTGCAGGGGCTGCGGGCCGGCGACACCATCACCGGCCGTCACCTCGACGACCGGGCCGCCGTGAAGGAGACGGTGCGCAAGCCCACCGGCGCGCTGGAGGTCCGGGGCGCGTGCGCGCACAACCTGCGAGACGTCGACGTCGACATCCCGCTCGGGGTGCTGGTCGTGGTCACCGGCGTGGCCGGCTCGGGCAAGAGCTCGCTCGTGCACGGGTCGATCCCGCCCGGCGAGGGTGTGGTGGCGGTCGACCAGGGGGCGATCCGCGGTTCCCGGCGCAGCAACCCGGCCACGTACACCGGACTGCTCGACCCCATCCGCAAGGCGTTCGCGAAGGTGAACGGTGTGAAGCCTGCGCTGTTCAGCGCCAACTCCGAGGGGGCCTGCCCCACGTGCAACGGCGCCGGCGTCGTCTACACCGACCTGGCGATGATGGCTGGCGTCGCCACGACCTGTGAGGAGTGCGAGGGAAAGCGGTTCCAGGCATCGGTGCTGGAGTACCGACTCGGCGGCCGTGACATCAGTGAGGTGCTGGCGATGTCGGTGGCCGAGGCCGAGGAGTTCTTCGCCGCGGGCGAGGCGGCCACGCCCGCCGCGCACCGCGTCCTTCAGCGGCTCGCCGACGTCGGTCTCGGATACCTCAGCCTCGGCCAGCCGCTCACCACGCTCTCCGGCGGCGAGCGGCAGCGGCTCAAGCTGGCCACCCACATGGCCGACAAGGGCGGCGTCTACGTCCTCGACGAGCCGACCACCGGCCTCCACCTCGCCGACGTCGAGCAGTTGCTCGGCCTGCTCGACCGGCTGGTCGACGCCGGGAAGTCGGTCGTCGTGGTCGAGCACCACCCGGCGGTGATGGCGCACGCCGACTGGATCATCGACCTCGGGCCCGGCGCCGGCCACGACGGCGGCAGCGTCGTCTTCGAGGGCACCCCCGCCGACCTCGTCGCCGCCCGCTCCACCCTCACCGGCGAGCACCTGGCGGACTACGTCGGCGCCTGA
- a CDS encoding PAS domain S-box protein, which yields MADVMRAEPARRAKAGAGAAKSGAKQDVKQKQDAKQNVKGAPQGVRRKSAQKRCACQSADDAVGGAKERFRGLLEAAPDAMVIVDDTGAIRLVNAQTEALFGYGREELLGRPVELLIPHRFHGQHTAHRSGYTTNRQVRPMGAGLELHGLRKDGTEFPVEISLSPLETPDGLLVSAAVRDVSDRKAAEARINELAALVESSQDAILAKTLDGYITYWNAAAQRLYGYTAEEAIGRHVSMLASPERRGEVSELLKRLRHAEKVEHYETLRLTGTGELLDVDVTLWPTRDPNGTVVGACAIVRDISDRKRAEAELTALYEQQRHIALTLQRSLMGTPPALPGLATASRYRPATQGAGVGGDWFDLIPLGADRVGVLIGDVMGRGLEAAAVMGQLRSAAHALAKTGMQPRQLMRALDTCVADLDVPDQLVTCCYLVIAPDAGTVTVCSAGHLPVLVAGVVEGVSALPCPVNAPLGVGDVLYEQSSSEIPPGATLVLYTDGLIETPGCDIEVRIGELSVLLDELFVGTPCLEAAADHVLAGLLPAADSHNDDVTLLLAQLPAAPLATVTTHFPAVPASVPEGRAFLHKALTSWNCAENAADALLLLSETLTNAVQHASGPVGLRLHRTATDLTVEVSDGSAQLPQPRSAIEDEESGRGLILVRALAASWGVRPTDEGKTTWFTLRL from the coding sequence ATGGCCGACGTGATGCGGGCGGAACCGGCGCGGCGCGCGAAGGCGGGGGCGGGCGCCGCGAAGTCAGGCGCGAAGCAGGACGTGAAACAGAAGCAGGACGCGAAACAGAACGTGAAGGGCGCGCCGCAGGGCGTCCGGCGGAAGAGTGCGCAGAAACGGTGCGCCTGCCAGTCGGCGGACGACGCGGTCGGCGGGGCCAAGGAGCGGTTCCGGGGCTTGCTCGAGGCGGCGCCGGACGCCATGGTCATCGTCGACGACACGGGTGCCATCCGGCTCGTCAACGCCCAGACCGAGGCCCTGTTCGGGTACGGCCGCGAAGAACTGCTCGGCCGTCCGGTCGAGTTGCTGATCCCGCACCGGTTCCACGGCCAGCACACCGCGCACCGCAGCGGGTACACGACCAATCGGCAGGTGCGTCCGATGGGCGCCGGCCTCGAACTGCACGGGCTCCGCAAGGACGGCACGGAGTTCCCGGTCGAGATCAGCCTGAGCCCGCTGGAGACCCCGGACGGCCTGCTGGTCTCAGCGGCCGTGCGCGACGTCAGCGACCGGAAGGCGGCCGAGGCGCGCATCAACGAGCTCGCCGCTCTGGTGGAGTCCTCGCAGGACGCGATCCTCGCCAAGACCCTCGACGGCTACATCACCTACTGGAACGCGGCCGCTCAGCGCCTGTACGGGTACACCGCCGAGGAGGCCATCGGCCGGCACGTGTCGATGCTGGCCTCGCCGGAGCGGCGCGGGGAGGTCAGCGAGCTGCTCAAGCGGCTGCGGCACGCCGAGAAGGTCGAGCACTACGAGACGCTGCGGCTGACCGGCACCGGAGAGCTGCTGGACGTGGACGTGACGCTGTGGCCGACCCGCGACCCGAACGGCACGGTGGTCGGGGCCTGCGCGATCGTGCGGGACATCAGCGACCGCAAGCGCGCCGAGGCCGAGCTCACGGCCCTGTACGAGCAGCAGCGGCACATCGCGCTGACCCTGCAGCGCAGTCTGATGGGGACACCGCCCGCGCTGCCGGGCCTGGCCACCGCAAGCCGCTACCGACCGGCGACACAGGGCGCCGGTGTGGGCGGCGACTGGTTCGACCTGATCCCGCTGGGCGCCGACCGGGTCGGTGTGCTGATAGGCGACGTCATGGGCCGCGGGCTGGAAGCGGCCGCCGTGATGGGCCAGTTGAGGTCCGCGGCGCACGCGCTGGCGAAGACCGGCATGCAGCCGCGCCAGCTGATGCGGGCGCTGGACACCTGTGTCGCCGACCTCGACGTGCCCGACCAGCTCGTCACCTGCTGCTATCTGGTGATCGCCCCGGACGCCGGCACGGTGACGGTCTGCTCGGCGGGGCATCTGCCCGTCCTGGTGGCCGGGGTGGTTGAGGGGGTCAGCGCCCTGCCCTGTCCGGTCAACGCCCCGCTCGGCGTGGGCGACGTCCTGTACGAGCAGTCCAGTTCGGAGATACCGCCGGGCGCGACGCTGGTGCTCTACACCGACGGCCTGATCGAGACGCCCGGCTGCGACATCGAGGTGCGCATCGGTGAACTGAGCGTGCTGCTCGACGAGTTGTTCGTCGGCACGCCATGTCTGGAAGCCGCCGCGGACCATGTCCTCGCGGGTCTGCTGCCGGCCGCCGACAGCCACAACGACGACGTCACCCTGCTGCTGGCACAGCTGCCGGCCGCGCCGCTGGCCACCGTCACCACCCACTTCCCGGCCGTCCCGGCCTCCGTGCCGGAAGGGCGTGCCTTTCTGCACAAGGCGCTGACCTCGTGGAACTGCGCCGAGAACGCCGCCGACGCCCTCCTGCTGCTGTCGGAGACGCTGACCAACGCCGTGCAGCACGCCTCGGGCCCGGTCGGTCTGCGCCTGCACCGGACGGCGACCGACCTCACGGTGGAGGTGAGCGACGGCAGCGCCCAGCTGCCCCAGCCGCGCTCGGCCATCGAGGACGAGGAGTCGGGCCGCGGTCTGATCCTGGTCCGCGCCCTCGCCGCCAGCTGGGGCGTGCGGCCGACGGACGAGGGCAAGACGACGTGGTTCACGCTGAGGCTGTGA
- a CDS encoding ATP-grasp domain-containing protein yields the protein MSRPCIALIADPTSPEGCREYLAEAVELLTGAPPVRIDSRHFAAGGTGRATRHEDRLRLRVPEERLDVAPDVVLLYEIPPDRRRGLAGFQELLATHGVVTLAACPDAWRTATEKNLTVERFRRDGVAQMETAVLSRPAPRDAADAFDRLGGDTWARPVVGTGGNDTFHVTTPAQLADAAAYYAERGTDWLLSRDAGNVTADGLRHQFRVFVLGDRVVHAREHLQPATDTPCNTCQGATAVHIAPPDLDPRLAELAVAATASVGLPFAGVDLAVENGGVVFEVNVQPAFVDGERELHAVAVPYVQAHLDALAWGCGGPPRGLTASA from the coding sequence GTGTCCCGACCGTGCATCGCCCTGATCGCCGACCCCACCTCTCCCGAGGGGTGCCGTGAGTACCTCGCCGAGGCCGTGGAACTGCTCACCGGCGCGCCGCCCGTCCGGATCGACTCCCGGCACTTCGCGGCAGGCGGAACAGGGCGGGCGACCCGCCACGAGGACCGGTTACGGCTGCGGGTCCCCGAGGAGCGGCTCGACGTCGCGCCCGACGTCGTCCTGCTCTACGAGATCCCGCCGGACCGTCGCCGGGGCCTCGCCGGCTTCCAGGAACTCCTGGCGACCCACGGCGTGGTCACCCTTGCCGCCTGTCCCGACGCCTGGCGGACGGCGACCGAGAAGAACCTCACCGTCGAACGCTTCCGCCGGGACGGCGTCGCCCAGATGGAGACGGCCGTGCTGTCCCGTCCCGCCCCGCGGGATGCGGCCGACGCGTTCGACCGGCTCGGCGGGGACACCTGGGCCAGGCCTGTCGTCGGCACCGGCGGCAACGACACCTTCCATGTCACCACCCCCGCCCAGCTGGCGGACGCCGCCGCCTACTACGCCGAGCGCGGTACCGACTGGCTGCTCTCCCGCGACGCCGGCAACGTGACCGCCGACGGCCTGCGCCACCAGTTCCGCGTCTTCGTCCTCGGCGACCGTGTCGTGCACGCCCGCGAGCACCTCCAACCCGCCACCGACACCCCCTGCAACACCTGCCAGGGCGCCACCGCCGTCCACATCGCCCCGCCGGACCTGGACCCCCGCCTCGCCGAACTCGCCGTCGCCGCCACCGCGTCGGTCGGGCTGCCCTTCGCCGGCGTCGACCTGGCCGTGGAGAACGGCGGAGTCGTCTTCGAGGTGAACGTCCAGCCGGCCTTCGTCGACGGGGAGCGCGAACTGCACGCGGTGGCCGTGCCCTACGTCCAGGCGCACCTCGACGCCCTCGCCTGGGGCTGCGGCGGCCCGCCCCGGGGGCTCACAGCCTCAGCGTGA
- a CDS encoding phosphoketolase family protein, with protein sequence MPVDPQATSARLTDDELRTLHAHWRAANYLAVGQIYLMANPLLTEPLRPEHVKPRLLGHWGTSPGLNLVYTHLNRVIRTRDLNALCVWGPGHGGPAVVANSWLEGSYSEIYPDVTQDAAGMARLFKQFSFPGGIPSHVAPETPGSIHEGGELGYSLSHAYGAAFDNPDLLVACVIGDGEAETGPLAASWHSDKFLDPVHDGAVLPILHLNGYKIANPTVLARIPEPELDDLLRGYGHDPIHVTGDEPSAVHRAMAQAMDTALDRIAALQRAAREEGSGERPRWPVIVLRTPKGWTGPAHVDRVPVEGTWRAHQVPLSAVRDNPEHLRQLEAWLRSYRPEELFDERGAPRLDVQTWIPEGDRRLGATPHANGGLLLRELPLPDLDAYAVPVDKPGAALHEPTAVLGDLLEDVMRFTADRRDFRLVGPDETASNRLQAVYGATGKAWQAQTLQVDENLDRHGRVMEILSEHTCQGWLEGYLLTGRHGLFSCYEAFAHIVDSMVNQHIKWLRVTRRLPWRAPLASLNYLLTSHVWRQDHNGFSHQDPGFVDHVLNKSPEVVRVYLPPDANTLLAVADHVLRSRDYVNVVVAGKQPCFDWLTMDQARAHCARGAGVWEWAGTEIGGREPDVVLACAGDVPTQEVLAAAQLLRRHLPQLAVRVVNVVDIARLLPSGEHPHGMGDFEYDGLFTADRPVIFAYHGYPWLIHRLAYRRAGHGNLHVRGYKEIGTTTTPFDMVVRNDLDRYRLVMDVIDRVPGLAVHAVAVRQRMADARLRHHDWIRAHGTDLPEVADWAWDG encoded by the coding sequence ATGCCCGTCGACCCGCAAGCGACGTCCGCCCGGCTCACCGACGACGAGCTCAGGACGCTGCACGCCCACTGGCGCGCCGCGAACTACCTGGCCGTCGGCCAGATCTACCTCATGGCCAATCCGCTGCTCACCGAGCCGCTGCGGCCGGAGCACGTCAAACCGCGACTGCTGGGCCACTGGGGCACCTCGCCCGGGCTGAACCTCGTGTACACGCACCTCAACCGCGTCATCCGCACCCGTGATCTGAACGCCCTGTGCGTCTGGGGACCCGGGCACGGCGGGCCCGCGGTGGTGGCGAACTCATGGCTGGAGGGCTCCTACTCCGAGATCTACCCGGACGTCACCCAGGACGCGGCCGGCATGGCCCGGCTGTTCAAACAGTTCTCCTTCCCCGGCGGCATCCCCAGCCACGTCGCCCCGGAGACCCCCGGCTCCATCCACGAGGGCGGCGAACTCGGCTACTCGCTCTCCCACGCCTACGGCGCCGCCTTCGACAACCCCGACCTGCTGGTCGCCTGCGTGATCGGCGACGGAGAGGCCGAGACCGGCCCGTTGGCCGCCTCCTGGCACTCCGACAAGTTCCTCGACCCGGTGCACGACGGCGCCGTCCTGCCGATCCTGCACCTCAACGGCTACAAGATCGCCAACCCGACGGTGCTCGCGCGCATCCCCGAGCCCGAGCTCGACGACCTGCTGCGCGGCTACGGCCACGACCCGATCCACGTCACCGGCGACGAGCCCAGCGCCGTCCACCGCGCGATGGCTCAGGCCATGGACACCGCACTGGACCGGATCGCGGCCCTCCAGCGCGCCGCCCGCGAGGAGGGCTCCGGCGAACGCCCCCGCTGGCCGGTGATCGTGCTGCGCACCCCCAAGGGCTGGACCGGCCCCGCCCACGTCGACCGCGTCCCGGTCGAGGGGACCTGGCGCGCCCACCAGGTGCCGCTGTCCGCCGTCCGCGACAACCCCGAACACCTGCGGCAGCTGGAAGCGTGGCTGCGCTCCTACCGGCCGGAGGAGCTCTTCGACGAACGCGGCGCACCCCGCCTCGACGTGCAGACGTGGATCCCCGAGGGGGACCGCCGGCTCGGCGCCACTCCACACGCCAACGGCGGGCTGCTGCTGCGCGAACTCCCGCTGCCCGACCTGGACGCGTACGCCGTCCCCGTGGACAAGCCGGGCGCCGCGCTGCACGAACCGACCGCCGTGCTGGGCGACTTGCTCGAAGACGTGATGCGCTTCACCGCCGACCGGCGCGACTTCCGGCTCGTCGGCCCGGACGAGACCGCCTCCAACCGGCTCCAGGCCGTCTACGGCGCCACCGGCAAGGCCTGGCAGGCACAGACCCTCCAGGTGGACGAGAACCTCGACCGGCACGGCCGGGTGATGGAGATCCTCTCCGAACACACCTGCCAGGGCTGGCTGGAGGGCTATCTGCTGACGGGCCGTCACGGTCTGTTCTCCTGCTACGAGGCGTTCGCGCACATCGTCGACTCGATGGTCAACCAGCACATCAAGTGGCTGCGCGTCACCCGCAGGCTGCCCTGGAGGGCGCCCCTCGCCTCCCTCAACTACCTGCTGACCTCGCACGTCTGGCGCCAGGACCACAACGGGTTCTCCCACCAGGACCCCGGTTTCGTGGACCACGTCCTCAACAAGAGCCCCGAGGTCGTACGGGTCTATCTGCCGCCGGACGCCAACACGTTGCTGGCCGTGGCGGACCACGTCCTGCGCAGCCGCGACTACGTCAACGTCGTGGTGGCCGGAAAGCAGCCCTGCTTCGACTGGCTGACGATGGACCAGGCCCGCGCGCACTGTGCGCGGGGGGCCGGTGTGTGGGAGTGGGCCGGCACCGAGATCGGCGGCCGCGAACCCGACGTGGTCCTCGCCTGCGCGGGGGACGTGCCCACCCAGGAGGTGCTGGCCGCGGCCCAGTTGCTGCGCCGGCACCTTCCGCAGCTCGCGGTCCGCGTGGTCAACGTCGTGGACATCGCCCGGCTGCTGCCGAGCGGCGAACACCCGCACGGCATGGGCGACTTCGAGTACGACGGCCTGTTCACCGCCGACCGGCCGGTGATCTTCGCCTACCACGGCTACCCCTGGCTGATCCACCGCCTCGCCTACCGGCGCGCCGGCCACGGAAACCTGCACGTACGCGGTTACAAGGAGATCGGCACCACGACCACGCCGTTCGACATGGTCGTCCGCAACGACCTCGACCGCTACCGCCTCGTCATGGACGTCATCGACCGCGTCCCCGGCCTCGCCGTGCACGCCGTCGCCGTACGCCAGCGGATGGCGGACGCGCGACTGCGTCACCACGACTGGATCCGAGCCCACGGCACCGACCTTCCCGAGGTGGCGGACTGGGCCTGGGACGGCTGA
- a CDS encoding SCO6745 family protein: MTDAGLSQMQMQMQIQQPTGREDWVKDTVARAMWERFEPVHQLVYFAPEVHAAAERLGMRGYWMGYFAFRAAPLGPAPAAVVTSCFYVFHPDRVARALPDAWRAATAEDVLAARERAVDAAMTTLHGPDVVGSPEMAEAAELAWEAARTADTAGRVLGAANQALPRPEQPHVRLWQALTTLREHRGDGHVAALVGRRLGPVGAMVLKCAAGEADAEFQRLTRRWDLEAWQTAQTELRERGWLDEDARLTEAGAAARAGVEADTDAAAVTPWTALGSAATARLAHLLEPLARTVQDSGIVPGGNPAGLTGGFSDVVTGGSSGGSPSGLPAAAR; encoded by the coding sequence ATGACGGATGCTGGCCTCTCGCAGATGCAGATGCAGATGCAGATACAGCAGCCGACCGGTCGGGAGGACTGGGTGAAGGACACCGTCGCACGGGCAATGTGGGAGAGGTTCGAACCGGTCCACCAGCTCGTCTACTTCGCGCCCGAGGTGCACGCCGCCGCCGAACGCCTCGGGATGCGCGGATACTGGATGGGGTACTTCGCCTTCCGCGCGGCGCCCCTCGGGCCTGCCCCCGCCGCCGTCGTCACCAGCTGCTTCTACGTGTTCCACCCCGACCGCGTGGCGCGTGCGCTGCCGGACGCGTGGCGCGCGGCGACGGCCGAGGACGTGCTCGCGGCGCGTGAGCGGGCGGTGGACGCAGCCATGACCACTCTCCACGGGCCGGACGTCGTCGGCTCGCCCGAGATGGCCGAGGCCGCGGAACTCGCCTGGGAGGCGGCCCGGACGGCGGACACCGCGGGACGCGTGCTCGGGGCGGCCAACCAGGCCCTGCCCCGTCCGGAACAGCCGCACGTCAGGCTGTGGCAGGCGCTGACCACCCTGCGGGAACACCGCGGTGACGGCCATGTCGCCGCCCTCGTCGGCCGCCGCCTGGGGCCGGTCGGAGCCATGGTGCTCAAGTGCGCGGCGGGGGAGGCGGACGCGGAGTTCCAGCGGCTCACCCGCAGGTGGGACCTCGAGGCCTGGCAGACGGCGCAGACCGAACTCCGCGAGCGCGGCTGGCTCGACGAGGACGCGCGTCTCACCGAAGCCGGAGCGGCCGCCCGGGCCGGGGTCGAGGCCGACACGGACGCGGCCGCCGTCACGCCGTGGACGGCCCTCGGGTCTGCGGCCACCGCCCGCCTCGCCCATCTGCTCGAACCGCTCGCCCGCACCGTCCAGGACTCGGGAATCGTCCCTGGCGGCAATCCGGCCGGGCTCACGGGAGGATTCAGCGACGTCGTCACGGGCGGGTCGTCCGGCGGATCACCGAGCGGGCTTCCCGCGGCCGCGAGGTGA